The following proteins come from a genomic window of Nitrospira sp.:
- a CDS encoding ferredoxin oxidoreductase, producing the protein MDSTAIIGTTNKKGQVITDPRVMMNDAPRTASFFTGSEVIKEAVRRANVDVMVAYPITPQSEAAALCGELFAEGYIGDYFRGESEFAVMSQCAGAAFGGARVFTTTAGPGTMRAMENFPMWAGSRLPIQCIVTCRGINSPLSIQPDTIEIAYLMNTGMLVWHAETAQDFYDWILKGYMVSEEPDVHLPLALCCDGFFVTHTKDVVDLTPADMCLPPYDPYRSPVPCMDMECPPVRMMRDPFVMKSNYISYATHASWQQEIWAAAERSRKHTIAWLDGLIETEDVDADILIVSSGTAVSQGREAIRLLADEGIRVGLVKIKTLRPWPEEELLEATKHASHIIVPEFNVIGWMAKEIKATIPNSKRVVAGPRVCGGMTLPPEVIVEEVKKAIGMRSGVLAGRGG; encoded by the coding sequence ATGGACAGTACAGCCATCATCGGAACCACGAATAAGAAGGGGCAAGTCATCACCGATCCACGCGTGATGATGAACGACGCGCCTCGCACGGCGTCGTTTTTTACCGGCAGCGAAGTCATTAAGGAAGCCGTCAGGCGTGCGAACGTCGATGTAATGGTGGCCTATCCCATCACACCTCAGAGCGAGGCAGCCGCCCTGTGCGGCGAGCTCTTTGCCGAGGGTTATATCGGCGACTATTTCCGTGGGGAAAGTGAATTTGCGGTCATGTCCCAATGCGCCGGCGCCGCCTTTGGCGGGGCCCGTGTCTTCACGACGACTGCCGGACCGGGCACGATGCGGGCCATGGAAAACTTTCCGATGTGGGCCGGATCCCGATTACCGATCCAATGTATCGTCACCTGCCGGGGCATCAATTCCCCCTTGTCGATCCAACCGGACACGATCGAGATCGCCTACCTGATGAATACGGGCATGCTCGTCTGGCACGCGGAAACCGCGCAGGATTTCTACGACTGGATTCTCAAGGGTTATATGGTGTCGGAAGAGCCGGACGTGCATTTACCCTTGGCTCTCTGTTGCGACGGCTTCTTCGTGACCCATACGAAAGACGTCGTTGACCTGACACCCGCCGACATGTGCCTGCCGCCTTATGATCCCTATCGCTCACCCGTCCCCTGCATGGATATGGAGTGTCCCCCGGTCAGGATGATGCGCGATCCCTTCGTGATGAAGAGCAACTACATCAGCTACGCCACGCACGCGAGCTGGCAACAGGAAATCTGGGCCGCTGCGGAACGCTCGCGCAAGCACACGATCGCCTGGCTGGATGGCTTGATCGAGACAGAGGACGTCGATGCCGACATCCTCATCGTCTCCTCAGGAACAGCCGTCTCCCAGGGGCGGGAAGCCATCCGCCTACTGGCTGATGAAGGGATTCGCGTCGGGCTGGTGAAAATCAAAACCCTACGACCATGGCCGGAGGAAGAACTTCTCGAGGCGACCAAACATGCCTCACATATCATCGTGCCTGAGTTCAATGTCATCGGATGGATGGCTAAAGAAATCAAAGCCACGATCCCGAATAGTAAGCGAGTCGTCGCCGGACCGCGCGTCTGCGGCGGCATGACCTTGCCACCGGAAGTCATTGTGGAGGAAGTCAAGAAAGCGATCGGTATGCGATCCGGCGTATTGGCAGGACGTGGCGGATGA
- a CDS encoding ferredoxin oxidoreductase, whose amino-acid sequence MSLDYVKFTPGFESFMPKEYRDMVEHGPFGKKTTVSQMGSFKEILEEHPMCAGCAMTLFIRLAIIAFPNPEDTITVGTAGCGRLAISQAAIPFVYGNYGDQNGVASGLSRGLRIRFGDKHKDVVVIAGDGGTADIGFQQVLHSWFRKERFTTIMLDNEVYGNTGGQESGMTTRGAVLKMAPLGKKFEKMDMVAMAKIAGCAYIATVVPNNPRRVESCIKKAVLIAREVGPTYIQAYTSCNIEYAIPTDQVMADAKTVEDDRYKFAEYVSEDAKAYLAERYGYKEFAQKPMAAVTTV is encoded by the coding sequence ATGAGTCTTGATTATGTAAAATTCACACCAGGATTCGAATCCTTCATGCCGAAAGAATATCGGGACATGGTGGAGCACGGGCCTTTCGGGAAGAAAACGACCGTTTCGCAGATGGGGAGTTTCAAAGAGATCCTTGAAGAGCATCCCATGTGCGCCGGCTGTGCGATGACCCTGTTCATCCGGCTTGCGATTATCGCATTCCCAAATCCCGAAGATACGATTACCGTTGGAACGGCGGGCTGTGGCCGGCTGGCGATTTCCCAGGCGGCGATTCCGTTCGTCTACGGCAACTATGGTGACCAGAACGGCGTCGCCAGTGGGCTGTCGCGTGGATTGCGGATTCGTTTCGGCGACAAGCATAAGGATGTCGTCGTGATAGCTGGTGACGGCGGCACCGCCGACATCGGATTCCAGCAAGTTCTCCATTCCTGGTTCAGGAAAGAGCGATTCACGACGATCATGCTGGACAATGAGGTGTACGGGAATACGGGCGGACAAGAGAGCGGCATGACGACCAGAGGGGCGGTGCTCAAGATGGCCCCGCTTGGCAAGAAATTCGAGAAAATGGACATGGTCGCCATGGCAAAGATCGCCGGCTGCGCCTACATCGCCACCGTCGTGCCGAATAACCCGCGGCGGGTGGAAAGCTGCATCAAGAAGGCCGTGCTGATCGCTCGCGAAGTCGGTCCGACCTATATTCAGGCCTATACGTCTTGTAACATTGAGTATGCGATCCCGACCGACCAGGTGATGGCAGACGCCAAGACCGTCGAGGATGACCGGTACAAGTTTGCTGAGTATGTGAGCGAGGATGCCAAGGCGTATTTAGCCGAGCGATACGGGTACAAAGAGTTCGCCCAGAAGCCGATGGCGGCAGTCACGACGGTGTAA
- a CDS encoding allantoinase translates to MMDMPSTDTSTKPRYTLSYGLRLDKGTASELTHPRVPILLPDGSVGSMTLHVMNGTADEIKAQLIDSIDAFFDIYADVYADV, encoded by the coding sequence ATGATGGACATGCCATCAACTGACACAAGTACGAAGCCCCGCTATACACTGAGCTATGGCCTCCGGTTGGACAAAGGCACGGCAAGCGAGCTCACTCACCCGCGTGTGCCCATTCTCCTGCCCGATGGCTCGGTCGGCAGCATGACGCTGCACGTGATGAACGGCACGGCGGATGAAATCAAGGCGCAGCTCATCGACAGCATCGACGCGTTCTTCGACATCTACGCCGATGTGTACGCCGACGTGTAA